Proteins encoded together in one Bacteroides ovatus window:
- a CDS encoding MATE family efflux transporter, with the protein MTDKKKSSVNRRILQIAIPSIISNITVPLLGLIDVTIVGHLGSPAYIGAIAVGGMLFNIIYWIFGFLRMGTSGMTSQAYGQHDLNEITRLLLRSVGVGLFIALCLLILQYPILKLAFTLIQTTPEVKQLATAYFYICIWGAPATLGLYGFAGWFIGMQNSRFPMYIAITQNIVNIVASLCFVYLLDMKVAGVATGTLIAQYAGFFMAILLYMRYYSALKKRIVWKEIIQKQAMYRFFQVNRDIFFRTLCLVIVTMFFTSAGAAQGEIVLAVNTLLMQLFTLFSYIMDGFAYAGEALTGRYIGAKNQTGLRNTIHHLFYWGFGLSLVFTILYAAGGKEFLGLLTNDTSVISASDTYFYWALIIPLAGFSAFLWDGIFIGATATRQMLYSMLVASASFFGVYYAFHPLLGNHALWLAFLIYLSLRGIVQTLLGRQIMKKVIVSR; encoded by the coding sequence ATGACAGATAAAAAAAAATCCTCCGTAAACAGACGAATATTACAGATAGCCATCCCATCGATTATATCGAATATTACCGTTCCGCTACTGGGACTTATCGATGTCACGATTGTAGGACATCTCGGTTCTCCGGCGTACATTGGAGCCATTGCAGTAGGGGGAATGTTATTCAATATTATCTACTGGATTTTTGGATTCCTACGCATGGGAACAAGCGGAATGACTTCACAAGCGTACGGTCAGCATGATTTAAACGAAATCACCCGGTTACTACTACGTTCTGTTGGAGTAGGATTATTTATAGCACTTTGCCTGTTGATACTCCAATACCCTATCTTGAAACTGGCATTTACACTGATACAAACCACACCGGAGGTCAAGCAACTGGCAACAGCCTATTTTTATATTTGTATCTGGGGAGCCCCAGCCACATTAGGGCTTTATGGATTCGCCGGCTGGTTTATCGGGATGCAGAATTCACGTTTTCCCATGTATATCGCTATTACTCAAAATATTGTCAACATTGTAGCCAGTCTATGTTTTGTCTACTTATTGGACATGAAAGTGGCAGGAGTGGCAACAGGGACTTTAATTGCCCAATATGCAGGTTTCTTTATGGCTATTCTGCTATACATGCGTTACTATAGTGCGCTTAAAAAACGAATCGTATGGAAAGAAATCATACAGAAACAAGCCATGTACCGTTTCTTTCAAGTCAACCGGGACATATTCTTCCGTACCCTCTGCCTTGTTATAGTCACTATGTTTTTTACTTCTGCAGGGGCCGCCCAAGGAGAAATCGTATTAGCCGTGAACACCTTGCTCATGCAATTATTTACTTTGTTTTCGTACATTATGGACGGATTTGCTTATGCCGGTGAAGCACTGACCGGCCGTTACATTGGTGCCAAAAACCAAACAGGCTTACGTAACACAATACATCACCTTTTCTATTGGGGATTCGGTCTTTCACTGGTATTCACGATTCTCTATGCAGCTGGCGGAAAAGAATTCCTAGGATTACTAACCAATGACACTTCAGTAATCAGCGCTTCAGACACTTATTTTTACTGGGCACTCATTATTCCGTTAGCCGGTTTCTCCGCTTTCTTATGGGATGGCATTTTTATCGGTGCCACTGCTACCCGGCAGATGCTTTACTCCATGTTAGTTGCCTCTGCCAGCTTCTTTGGAGTCTATTACGCTTTCCATCCCCTTTTAGGAAATCACGCCCTGTGGCTAGCCTTTCTCATTTATCTTTCATTGCGGGGAATTGTACAAACCCTTTTGGGAAGACAAATAATGAAAAAAGTAATCGTATCCCGGTGA
- a CDS encoding tetratricopeptide repeat protein, with amino-acid sequence MRTLTIFLISLFLLPLVLNAQSVDEMLQKVSAAIEAGQNGQAVSYFRQTIALNIDRTEMYYWTNVDKNSEISSKLATELALAYKKNRNYDKAYLFYKELLQKAPNNVDCLEACAEMQVCRGQEKDALRMYEKILQLEADNLAANIFLGNYYYLTAEQEKKKLETDYKKLSSPTKMQYARYRDGLSKLFTTRYEKARNSLQKVILRFPSTEAQKTLDKILRIEKEVNR; translated from the coding sequence ATGAGGACCTTAACTATTTTTCTTATCTCTTTATTTTTATTGCCGCTGGTGCTGAATGCGCAGTCGGTTGATGAGATGTTACAAAAAGTGTCTGCTGCCATTGAGGCAGGGCAGAATGGGCAGGCTGTGAGCTATTTCCGGCAGACTATCGCTCTGAATATAGACCGTACGGAAATGTATTATTGGACGAATGTAGACAAGAACAGTGAAATTAGCTCCAAACTGGCTACAGAATTAGCGCTTGCCTATAAAAAGAATCGGAATTACGACAAAGCCTATTTATTTTACAAGGAATTACTGCAAAAGGCTCCTAATAATGTAGATTGTTTGGAAGCTTGCGCAGAAATGCAGGTATGTCGCGGGCAGGAGAAAGATGCTTTGCGTATGTACGAAAAAATATTGCAACTTGAGGCGGATAATCTGGCGGCTAATATCTTTTTAGGAAACTATTATTATTTGACAGCAGAACAGGAGAAAAAAAAGTTAGAGACGGATTATAAAAAACTTTCTTCTCCCACTAAAATGCAGTATGCCCGCTACCGGGATGGATTATCGAAGTTATTTACTACCCGGTATGAGAAAGCGCGTAACTCTTTGCAGAAAGTGATTCTGCGTTTCCCATCAACAGAAGCTCAAAAGACATTGGATAAGATATTGAGGATAGAAAAAGAGGTGAATCGCTAA
- a CDS encoding zinc-dependent metalloproteinase lipoprotein codes for MKTKLIFLLPLLWILIGCDDSDSATLNISESKFDNISASGESLTIDITCSSSWTVTSNKQWCIPNTQKGENDGKLILSINANLESNSRTATVTIISHKVSKTVQIIQNGSTNTAEEYHYELPVIFHVLYEDENSLQKVNSSRLSHILDKVNSLYKSKNNSVDMNLTFTLATTDKNGETLPNPGVEYIQWSESYPIDCEAFMKDNSGKYVKYLWDPNSYINIMVYNFTTEPNSNSVTLGISHIPFSTTGKHYLEGLGETDYSHLTLANLQFPLCVSINSLYINEESTPTEYSTADIVVTLAHELGHYLGLHHVFAETDNGTCEDTDYCKDTKSYNKQEYDSNCDYIYENEREKYTFKNLVKRTGCDGIEFISYNIMDYAISYSNQFTQNQRERIRHVLSYSPLIPGPKKGDIDTRALNEGPLDLPIRTIK; via the coding sequence ATGAAAACAAAATTAATTTTCCTCCTTCCATTGTTATGGATATTAATAGGATGCGATGATTCAGATTCTGCAACATTGAATATATCAGAATCGAAGTTTGATAACATCAGCGCAAGCGGTGAATCATTAACGATAGATATTACTTGTAGTTCCTCATGGACTGTTACAAGTAATAAACAATGGTGCATTCCCAATACACAAAAAGGAGAAAACGATGGAAAGTTAATCTTATCTATTAATGCAAATCTGGAATCCAATTCCAGAACAGCAACTGTCACTATCATAAGTCATAAGGTTAGCAAAACTGTTCAAATCATTCAAAATGGCTCTACCAATACGGCTGAAGAATACCATTATGAACTCCCTGTAATCTTTCATGTATTGTATGAAGATGAGAATTCTCTACAAAAAGTAAATTCAAGCCGTTTATCCCATATACTAGACAAAGTGAACAGTCTGTATAAAAGCAAGAATAACAGTGTAGACATGAATCTTACTTTTACATTGGCAACAACAGATAAAAATGGAGAAACATTACCCAATCCTGGCGTAGAATATATCCAATGGTCAGAGTCATACCCTATCGATTGTGAAGCTTTTATGAAGGATAATTCGGGAAAATATGTAAAATACTTATGGGATCCGAACTCATATATCAACATTATGGTTTATAATTTTACAACTGAACCGAATTCAAATTCAGTAACATTAGGTATCTCTCATATTCCTTTTTCTACTACAGGCAAGCATTATTTAGAAGGGCTTGGTGAAACAGACTACTCTCATCTAACATTAGCAAATTTACAATTCCCACTATGTGTCTCCATTAATAGCCTATATATTAATGAAGAGTCTACTCCAACAGAATATAGTACAGCAGACATTGTTGTCACGCTAGCTCATGAATTAGGACATTACCTGGGACTACATCATGTCTTTGCCGAAACCGATAATGGCACGTGTGAAGATACGGATTATTGCAAAGATACCAAAAGCTATAATAAACAAGAGTATGATAGCAATTGTGATTACATATATGAGAATGAGAGAGAAAAATACACATTTAAAAATTTGGTAAAACGAACAGGATGTGATGGTATAGAGTTTATCTCTTATAATATCATGGATTATGCTATTAGTTATTCAAACCAATTCACTCAAAATCAACGTGAACGTATCAGACATGTCTTATCCTATAGTCCTCTGATACCCGGACCGAAGAAAGGAGACATTGATACCCGAGCGCTTAATGAAGGACCTTTGGATTTACCAATACGCACTATAAAATAA
- the pyrH gene encoding UMP kinase: MAKYKRILLKLSGESLMGEKQYGIDEKRLAEYAEQIKEIHQQGVQIGIVIGGGNIFRGLSGANKGFDRVKGDQMGMLATVINSLALSSALVATGVKARVLTAVRMEPIGEFYSKWKAIECMENGEVVIMSAGTGNPFFTTDTGSSLRGIEIEADVMLKGTRVDGIYTADPEKDPTATKFDDITYDEVLKRGLKVMDLTATCMCKENNLPIVVFDMDTVGNLKKVISGEEIGTLVHN; encoded by the coding sequence ATGGCAAAGTATAAAAGAATCTTACTAAAGCTTAGTGGAGAGAGCTTAATGGGCGAAAAGCAATATGGCATTGATGAAAAAAGACTGGCAGAATATGCTGAACAAATCAAAGAAATCCACCAGCAAGGGGTACAGATTGGTATCGTTATCGGAGGAGGCAATATATTTCGCGGACTAAGCGGAGCCAATAAAGGTTTCGACCGCGTGAAAGGAGACCAAATGGGAATGTTGGCTACTGTAATCAACAGTCTCGCTCTAAGTTCTGCTCTTGTGGCTACCGGTGTAAAGGCACGTGTGTTGACAGCAGTCCGGATGGAACCTATCGGTGAATTCTACAGTAAATGGAAAGCTATCGAATGTATGGAGAACGGCGAAGTGGTCATTATGTCCGCTGGAACGGGAAATCCTTTCTTTACTACTGACACCGGTTCTTCACTTAGAGGCATAGAAATCGAAGCAGACGTTATGCTGAAAGGTACTCGTGTAGATGGCATTTACACGGCTGATCCCGAAAAAGATCCTACCGCTACCAAATTCGACGATATTACATACGATGAAGTACTGAAACGTGGTTTGAAAGTCATGGATTTGACAGCGACTTGTATGTGTAAAGAAAACAATCTGCCAATCGTCGTATTTGATATGGACACAGTAGGCAACTTAAAGAAGGTTATCAGTGGAGAAGAGATAGGTACGTTAGTACATAACTAA